In Gadus macrocephalus chromosome 4, ASM3116895v1, the following proteins share a genomic window:
- the ier5l gene encoding immediate early response gene 5-like protein, with the protein MISTTMECAAAAVDAQSLISLSLRKIHNSRAQRGGIKLHKNLLVSYVLRNARQVYMNEKYAEIYRMQQYEEVMTVCNEIEELNPLDHLAGGDGEEPSGECCRSAGVAGAGEAVSLCGVSLPPPPPPAVSSAGACSSATPLALHSGEELCKDSESSSSYYRSCCMEAYPVSNCDLSLTGSGGGGIGGGSNSAHCNKTTVLDLDTHIVTTVENGYLHQDCCALPPLQSPVQQGAHAALGAAQPSTKKRKVDFGCYYVSSDMEEISDFVPCKRVKFEDCSYSNCEYLDSSNISNLISIFGSGFSGLVSRQADFEQALNGQFCSQQALASLGAWTRAIVAF; encoded by the coding sequence ATGATTAGCACCACCATGGAGTGTGCTGCTGCCGCGGTAGACGCGCAGAGCCTCATCTCGCTCTCCTTGCGGAAGATACACAACTCCCGGGCGCAGCGAGGAGGCATCAAGCTCCACAAGAACCTGCTGGTGTCCTACGTGCTGCGGAACGCCCGGCAAGTTTACATGAACGAAAAGTACGCGGAGATCTACCGGATGCAGCAGTACGAGGAGGTGATGACCGTCTGCAACGAGATCGAGGAGCTGAACCCCCTGGATCATCTGGCCGGCGGGGACGGAGAGGAGCCGAGCGGGGAGTGTTGCCGCAGCGCCGGCGTCGCCGGAGCGGGAGAAGCGGTGAGCCTGTGCGGTGTGTcgcttcctccacctcctcctcctgccgtcTCTAGTGCTGGTGCCTGCTCCTCGGCGACTCCCCTCGCTCTCCACAGCGGCGAGGAGCTGTGTAAGGACTCCGAATCCTCCTCTTCGTACTACCGGAGCTGCTGTATGGAAGCGTACCCCGTGTCAAACTGTGACCTTTCCCTGACGGGGAGCGGCGGCGGTGGAATCGGCGGCGGCAGCAACAGCGCACATTGCAACAAAACCACCGTTCTCGATCTGGACACGCACATAGTGACCACGGTGGAGAACGGCTACCTCCACCAGGACTGCTGCGCGCTGCCTCCGCTCCAGTCCCCGGTGCAGCAGGGCGCGCATGCTGCGCTCGGCGCAGCGCAGCCCTCCACCAAGAAGCGGAAGGTGGACTTCGGCTGTTATTACGTCTCCTCCGATATGGAGGAGATTTCGGATTTCGTGCCGTGCAAACGGGTGAAATTCGAGGACTGCTCGTACTCGAATTGTGAATATCTGGACTCCTCGAACATCTCAAACCTCATCTCCATCTTCGGCTCGGGGTTCTCGGGGCTGGTGAGCCGGCAGGCGGACTTTGAGCAAGCCCTGAACGGACAGTTCTGTAGCCAGCAAGCCCTGGCGAGCCTCGGCGCATGGACTAGAGCCATTGTAGCGTTTTGA